The Siansivirga zeaxanthinifaciens CC-SAMT-1 region AAGTTAATGATGAATGGCTAATAACAGGAAATACAGGCATCGCGGTTTTGGTTACTGGTTTTGGTAATACCATGAAAGATGCTCAAAAAATGATGTATAACCGCATTAGCAACGTTATTATTAATAATGGATATTACAGAACCGATATTGGCGATCGCTGGAGTGAAGATTCAGATAAATTATGGTCTTGGGGATTACTTTAGTTAAAATTTAGTGAGCATGGTTTTTCAATTATGTAGAGAACCTAATGAATTTCTTAAAATACTTCCATTAGATTGGCAAGAATTTTTAGAGCCTTTTTGGGATGAAATAAAACCATATACAGCCTGTTACGTTATGGTTGATGCCGGGCAAATTTTAGCTGGAGGTTTGGTTTTTTATAAATGCCCTCCAGATATGCTATATGCAAAATCTGAAGCTAATAAATGGCTGGAATTGGGGTATAAGTATTTAGGTTTTATTTTTGTTAAAGAAGCTTTTAGAAACCGAAATTTAGGTTCGTTGTGGCTTAAAAATTTAAAAGCAACTTTTCCAGAACAAAAATTTTGGCTAACTATTGAAGATTTTAAATTGGATGGCTTCTATACCAAAAATAACTTTAAATTGGTTAAAAAACTCAATAATGAAGGCGAAGAAGAGGGATTGTATGTTTATGAAGGCTAAATTATTTAAATTGAATTCTATCGCCAATACGAAGCGACCAAGCATCGCTTAAACCAGCATTTACCTCTAAAACATATTTGGCAGGGAAAGTTGAAGGTAGCGCAGATTCATCGAAAGGTTTTGCGTTTTTTTGAAAACTAACTATGGTTTTATTGCCTGAGATATAAATAATATCTAAAGCAATTTTTGTGTTCTTCATATAGAAATAACGCTGAGTTTCATCTGGAAAAATAAAAAGCATGCCTTGATTTGTTTCCATAGCATCCCGATACATTAATCCGGTTTGGGTTTCGTATTCAGAATTGGCAATTTCAATATCTAAATTTACAGTGGTAGAATCTGCTTTAAAAATAGTGAGTTCTCCTTCTTTTTTAAAACTTACTTGAGTTTGTTTAACAACCTTTTTATCTTCTTTACAAGACGACACACTTAAAGTAAGTACAGTAAAAAATAATAAAAAGGGTGTTAAATTTTTCATTTATAATCTATTTTACGGGTTGTTTTGGTTTGTAAACAAACATAAAATATAAGCCAATTAAAATAAAAGGGATGCTTAACCATTGACCTGTATTAAAACCGAACCAGTTAATATACTCGTCGCCCTGAGGTTCTTTAACAAACTCAACAAAGAATCTTACGGTCCAAAGTAGAATTAAAAACAAACCAAAT contains the following coding sequences:
- a CDS encoding GNAT family N-acetyltransferase codes for the protein MVFQLCREPNEFLKILPLDWQEFLEPFWDEIKPYTACYVMVDAGQILAGGLVFYKCPPDMLYAKSEANKWLELGYKYLGFIFVKEAFRNRNLGSLWLKNLKATFPEQKFWLTIEDFKLDGFYTKNNFKLVKKLNNEGEEEGLYVYEG
- a CDS encoding DUF192 domain-containing protein, encoding MKNLTPFLLFFTVLTLSVSSCKEDKKVVKQTQVSFKKEGELTIFKADSTTVNLDIEIANSEYETQTGLMYRDAMETNQGMLFIFPDETQRYFYMKNTKIALDIIYISGNKTIVSFQKNAKPFDESALPSTFPAKYVLEVNAGLSDAWSLRIGDRIQFK